A genome region from Natronobeatus ordinarius includes the following:
- a CDS encoding DEAD/DEAH box helicase — MATTDEEVPSIEHPLLESNFLERRLYQLKLAGTAANDHTLVCLPTGLGKTTVSLLVTARRLDEVGGKSLMLAPTKPLVQQHADFYREALRIPDEEIVVFTGDVSPDDRATLWEEATVIMATPQVIENDLVGSRISLRDVTHLTFDECHRATGDYAYNYIAERYHADAREPLVTGMSASPGGDEEAILEVCENLGLHEVEVMTEEDADVAEFTHETDLEWERIELPEEVLEIRDALNEVITDRLEKLKELGIARSTKPDQSQSDLNRMRAELQQLIGNDQSTGYKGMSIHAEVMKLRQAVTLVETQSVEALRRYFERQRNQARTSGASKASQRMVSDPRVREAMRKAESFDQLHPKYRKTRMLLAETLGLEGGERVIVFTESRDTAEALTDFLCTSFDAKRFVGQGDREGSDGMTQNQQQAVLDEFRAGEFEVLVSTSVAEEGLDVPEVDLVLFYEPVPTAIRSIQRKGRTGRQSKGRVVVLMAEDTRDEAYFWISRRREKEMESELRQLKGVAEEIEEELDASQQSLEAFETGAKVNDGTEKPGDGSGVSSGSKGVAKQPGLEDFADVDDGDAEAGTGDVEPPTPDEEAETIEIVADQREMDSDVPRELSRRADVEIRLETLAVGDYVLSDRVVVERKSTADFVDSLVGDDRSVFEQVGAMARNYSRPIVLVEGEGLYEQRDIHPNAIRGALSSLAVDFGASVLRTESEADTMELLAVIAGREQETSGRSVSVHGEKGTKTLGEQQEYVVSSIAEIGPVTARALLEEFGSVEAVMIATEEELMEADGVGKVTAERIREVVGSDYTG; from the coding sequence ATGGCTACGACGGACGAGGAAGTCCCTTCCATCGAGCACCCGCTGCTCGAGTCGAACTTCCTCGAGCGACGCCTCTACCAGCTGAAACTCGCCGGAACAGCGGCGAACGATCACACCCTCGTCTGTCTCCCGACGGGGCTGGGTAAGACGACGGTGAGTCTGCTCGTGACCGCTCGACGGCTCGACGAAGTGGGTGGGAAGTCGCTGATGCTCGCACCCACCAAGCCGCTCGTCCAGCAACACGCCGACTTCTACCGCGAAGCGCTCCGGATTCCCGACGAGGAGATCGTCGTCTTCACGGGCGACGTCAGCCCCGACGATCGGGCCACACTGTGGGAGGAGGCGACCGTGATCATGGCGACGCCGCAGGTGATCGAGAACGACCTCGTCGGCTCGCGAATCTCCCTCCGGGACGTGACCCATCTCACCTTCGACGAGTGTCACCGCGCCACCGGCGACTACGCCTACAACTACATCGCCGAACGCTACCACGCCGACGCACGCGAGCCGCTGGTGACGGGGATGTCCGCGTCGCCGGGCGGCGACGAGGAGGCCATCCTCGAGGTCTGTGAGAACCTGGGCCTCCACGAGGTCGAGGTGATGACCGAGGAGGACGCCGACGTCGCCGAGTTCACCCACGAGACCGACCTCGAGTGGGAACGCATCGAGTTGCCCGAGGAGGTGCTCGAGATCCGCGACGCGCTGAACGAGGTGATCACGGACCGACTCGAGAAGCTCAAAGAGCTCGGGATCGCCCGCTCGACGAAGCCGGATCAGTCCCAGTCGGACCTGAACCGGATGCGCGCGGAGCTTCAGCAGCTGATCGGCAACGACCAGTCGACGGGCTACAAGGGGATGTCGATCCACGCGGAGGTGATGAAACTGCGCCAGGCCGTGACCCTGGTCGAGACTCAGAGCGTCGAGGCTCTGCGGCGGTACTTCGAGCGCCAGCGCAACCAGGCCCGGACGTCGGGCGCCTCGAAGGCGAGCCAGCGGATGGTCTCCGATCCCCGGGTTCGAGAGGCGATGCGCAAAGCCGAGTCGTTCGACCAGCTGCACCCGAAGTACCGCAAGACGCGGATGCTCCTGGCCGAGACGCTCGGCCTCGAGGGCGGCGAGCGCGTGATCGTCTTCACCGAGTCGCGGGACACGGCCGAGGCGCTGACTGACTTCCTGTGCACGAGCTTCGACGCGAAGCGCTTCGTCGGCCAGGGCGACCGCGAGGGCTCCGATGGCATGACCCAGAACCAACAACAGGCGGTGCTCGACGAGTTCCGGGCTGGCGAGTTCGAGGTGCTCGTCTCGACGTCGGTCGCCGAAGAGGGCCTCGACGTCCCCGAGGTCGATCTCGTGCTCTTTTACGAGCCCGTCCCCACCGCGATCCGGTCGATCCAGCGCAAGGGCCGAACCGGCCGGCAGTCGAAAGGGCGCGTCGTCGTCCTGATGGCCGAGGACACTCGTGACGAGGCGTACTTCTGGATCTCCCGCCGGCGCGAAAAGGAGATGGAGTCGGAGTTGCGTCAGCTGAAGGGTGTGGCCGAGGAGATCGAGGAGGAACTGGACGCGAGCCAGCAGTCGCTCGAGGCGTTCGAGACCGGGGCGAAAGTGAACGACGGAACGGAAAAACCCGGTGACGGAAGCGGGGTCTCGAGTGGAAGCAAGGGGGTTGCGAAGCAGCCGGGGCTCGAGGACTTCGCCGACGTGGACGACGGCGACGCCGAAGCCGGCACCGGGGACGTCGAGCCACCGACGCCGGACGAGGAGGCGGAAACGATCGAGATCGTCGCCGACCAGCGAGAGATGGATTCGGACGTTCCACGGGAGCTCTCGAGGCGCGCGGACGTCGAGATTCGCCTCGAGACGCTCGCCGTGGGCGACTACGTGCTCTCCGATCGCGTCGTCGTCGAGCGCAAGTCGACGGCGGACTTCGTCGACTCGCTCGTCGGCGACGATCGGTCGGTGTTCGAGCAGGTCGGCGCGATGGCACGAAACTACTCGCGGCCGATCGTGCTCGTCGAGGGCGAGGGGCTCTACGAACAGCGCGACATTCATCCGAACGCGATCCGCGGGGCGCTCTCGAGCCTCGCGGTGGACTTCGGCGCGAGCGTGCTCAGAACCGAGAGCGAGGCCGACACGATGGAGCTGCTCGCGGTGATCGCCGGCCGGGAACAGGAGACCTCGGGTCGGTCGGTGTCGGTCCACGGCGAGAAGGGGACCAAGACGCTCGGCGAACAGCAGGAGTACGTCGTCTCCTCGATCGCCGAGATCGGGCCGGTGACGGCACGGGCGTTACTCGAGGAGTTCGGCTCCGTGGAGGCGGTGATGATCGCCACCGAGGAGGAGTTGATGGAAGCCGACGGCGTCGGGAAGGTGACGGCCGAGCGAATCCGCGAGGTCGTCGGGAGCGACTACACGGGCTGA
- a CDS encoding antitoxin VapB family protein: MDDETHAALEALKGEDETFDDLLSRLVEDRRETVRDGAGLWAGTDAAERAREKRKEMKRGVGDR; the protein is encoded by the coding sequence GTGGACGACGAGACGCACGCGGCGCTCGAGGCACTCAAGGGCGAGGACGAGACCTTCGACGACCTGCTCTCGCGTCTCGTCGAGGACCGGCGCGAGACGGTCCGGGACGGGGCCGGGCTCTGGGCCGGTACCGACGCGGCCGAACGCGCACGGGAGAAGCGCAAGGAGATGAAACGCGGCGTCGGCGACCGATGA
- a CDS encoding ABC transporter ATP-binding protein yields MTDLALSGTGLHKTFGPDDQILEGVDLEVHEGEILLLMGPNGVGKTVLLSCLAGSERPTEGEIEVFGQPPQAAAGDTLGFLLQDSVAVETLTGRENVDFYGRVQPRFTDRWESYVEELGLTADLGKLVETYSEGMKRKLEFALTMSADVPLYLLDEPTAGVDLTNVQRFHDVVLERNAAGATVVLSSHRPIDATLADRIAFMPDGTISTVGTPEELLESVPPVVRVSGRSAIRTAQTYVVDGELFPLGGEARGFLAADSDLETLRAAIEGGDNARVTEVEPNYTDLFNYYVHVQP; encoded by the coding sequence GTGACCGACCTCGCACTGTCCGGAACGGGCCTACACAAGACGTTCGGCCCCGACGACCAGATCCTCGAGGGCGTCGACCTCGAGGTCCACGAGGGCGAGATCCTCCTTCTGATGGGTCCCAACGGCGTCGGGAAGACGGTCCTGCTGTCGTGTCTCGCCGGGAGCGAACGGCCCACCGAGGGGGAGATCGAGGTCTTCGGACAGCCTCCGCAGGCGGCCGCCGGCGACACGCTGGGCTTTCTGCTCCAGGATTCGGTCGCCGTCGAGACGCTGACCGGCCGGGAGAACGTCGACTTCTACGGCCGAGTTCAGCCCCGATTTACCGACCGCTGGGAGAGCTACGTCGAGGAGCTCGGGCTCACGGCCGACCTCGGAAAACTCGTCGAGACCTACTCCGAAGGGATGAAACGGAAACTCGAGTTCGCCCTGACGATGAGCGCGGACGTTCCGCTTTACTTGCTCGACGAGCCGACCGCCGGCGTCGACCTGACGAACGTCCAGCGGTTTCACGACGTCGTCCTCGAGCGCAACGCGGCCGGCGCGACGGTCGTGCTCTCGAGTCACCGCCCGATCGACGCCACCCTCGCCGACCGCATCGCCTTCATGCCCGACGGGACGATCTCAACGGTCGGCACTCCCGAGGAGTTACTCGAGTCGGTGCCGCCGGTGGTTCGCGTCAGCGGGCGGTCGGCGATCCGCACTGCACAGACGTACGTCGTCGACGGCGAGTTGTTCCCGCTTGGCGGGGAGGCACGCGGCTTCCTCGCCGCCGACAGCGACCTCGAGACCCTCCGGGCGGCGATCGAGGGAGGCGACAACGCCCGCGTGACCGAGGTCGAACCGAACTACACCGACCTGTTCAACTACTACGTCCACGTCCAGCCATGA
- a CDS encoding ABC transporter permease — protein MTADTTTLSTPTGRRDLERWTSQSRAFTERYVRELFRDTGVLFWTIGFPAGFYLLTILVFVPGDVPADVEPYVKASIAVSYGTFGAIIAALNSFSEQLGADLEADRYVHFRALSIAPTADLAGRMVAGATLALVAFAVVLPIGVATGASFDLRSGFSPLYVLAALVTFAVFWMVVAVVVSVAVRNSRYASIITVSLALVAFMLSGYNGTDPSVFHGPDWLLNWMPHTLATRLVAHHLVVPPSAEIGIAPPVAPDAAVGLAVLAAYAVLALGVGIATTRRVLYKREVMP, from the coding sequence ATGACGGCCGACACGACCACGCTGTCGACCCCGACCGGGAGACGCGACCTCGAGCGGTGGACGAGCCAGTCGCGGGCGTTCACCGAGCGCTACGTCCGGGAGCTGTTCCGGGACACCGGCGTCCTGTTCTGGACCATCGGCTTTCCCGCCGGCTTCTACCTGCTGACCATCCTGGTGTTCGTCCCCGGCGACGTTCCAGCGGACGTCGAACCGTACGTGAAAGCCAGTATTGCGGTCAGTTACGGCACCTTTGGAGCCATCATCGCCGCGCTCAACAGTTTCAGCGAACAGCTCGGGGCGGACCTCGAGGCTGACCGCTACGTCCACTTCCGGGCACTCTCGATCGCACCCACTGCTGACCTGGCGGGACGGATGGTCGCCGGGGCCACCCTGGCGCTCGTCGCGTTCGCGGTCGTCCTTCCGATCGGCGTCGCGACCGGCGCGAGCTTCGACCTCCGCTCTGGGTTCTCGCCGCTTTACGTCCTCGCAGCGCTCGTCACGTTCGCGGTCTTCTGGATGGTCGTCGCCGTCGTCGTCTCCGTCGCCGTTCGTAACTCCCGCTACGCCTCGATCATCACCGTCAGCCTCGCGCTGGTGGCGTTCATGCTCTCGGGGTACAACGGCACGGATCCCTCCGTTTTCCACGGGCCCGACTGGTTGCTCAACTGGATGCCACACACCCTCGCCACGCGACTGGTCGCCCACCACCTCGTGGTCCCGCCGTCGGCGGAGATTGGAATCGCGCCGCCGGTGGCCCCCGACGCGGCCGTCGGGCTCGCCGTGCTCGCCGCCTACGCCGTACTCGCCCTCGGCGTCGGGATCGCCACGACGCGTCGCGTCCTCTACAAACGGGAGGTGATGCCGTGA